From Corynebacterium frankenforstense DSM 45800, the proteins below share one genomic window:
- the gmk gene encoding guanylate kinase, whose protein sequence is MAGETGGRLVVLAGPSAVGKSTLVHLLRERIGDLYFSVSMTTRAPRPGEVDGEDYFFVTPEDFQGHIDCGEMLEWAEIHGGLQRSGTPAAPVRESLTQGRPVLIEVDLAGARSIKSLMPEAVTVFLAPPSWDELVKRLTGRGTEPEDVVARRLETARTELAARDEFDRVVVNDDVERAFAEISAILRGEDQAPRQ, encoded by the coding sequence ATGGCAGGTGAAACCGGCGGCCGGCTCGTAGTGCTGGCCGGCCCCTCGGCCGTGGGCAAGTCCACGCTGGTCCACCTCCTGCGGGAGCGCATCGGGGACCTGTACTTCAGCGTCTCGATGACGACCCGCGCACCGCGTCCGGGCGAGGTCGACGGGGAGGACTACTTCTTCGTCACCCCCGAGGACTTCCAGGGACACATCGACTGCGGCGAGATGCTGGAGTGGGCCGAGATCCACGGCGGCCTGCAGCGTTCCGGCACCCCCGCGGCGCCGGTGCGCGAGTCCCTGACGCAGGGCCGTCCGGTCCTGATCGAGGTCGACCTGGCCGGCGCGCGCAGCATCAAGTCCCTGATGCCGGAGGCGGTCACGGTGTTCCTGGCCCCGCCGAGCTGGGACGAGCTCGTCAAGCGGCTGACCGGCCGCGGCACCGAGCCGGAGGACGTCGTCGCCCGCCGCCTCGAGACCGCGCGCACCGAGCTCGCCGCGCGCGACGAGTTCGACCGCGTCGTGGTCAACGACGACGTGGAGCGGGCTTTCGCGGAGATCAGTGCTATCCTGCGTGGAGAGGATCAGGCTCCCCGGCAGTGA
- the rpoZ gene encoding DNA-directed RNA polymerase subunit omega has translation MTNVTNETEENQPVFDPPVGITDPPIDRLLEKVSSKYALAIFAAKRARQINAHYQQADNEVFEYIGPLVTPEPGEKPLSIALREIDAGLLEYEEGR, from the coding sequence GTGACTAACGTGACTAACGAGACGGAAGAAAACCAGCCGGTCTTCGATCCGCCGGTCGGCATCACCGACCCGCCGATCGACCGCCTGCTCGAGAAGGTCTCCTCGAAGTACGCTCTGGCGATCTTCGCGGCCAAGCGGGCGCGCCAGATCAACGCGCACTACCAGCAGGCCGACAACGAGGTCTTCGAGTACATCGGGCCGCTGGTCACCCCGGAGCCCGGCGAGAAGCCGCTGTCGATCGCGCTGCGCGAGATCGACGCCGGCCTCCTCGAGTACGAGGAGGGCCGCTAG
- the coaBC gene encoding bifunctional phosphopantothenoylcysteine decarboxylase/phosphopantothenate--cysteine ligase CoaBC yields the protein MLGVAGGIAAYKACHLVREFSEHGADVTVVPTPNALKFVGAATFEALSGNPVATDVFTGVDEVRHVRVGQESDLVVIAPATADLIARLAAGRADDLLTASVLVATCPVVVAPAMHTEMWLNPATRDNVATLRRRGITVLDPASGRLTGPDSGPGRLLEPAQIAELARTAAARGGLSRPLEGTTVLISAGGTREGLDPVRYLGNRSSGRQGFALAEVAGQLGARVELVAGATDALPTPANTTVTRIESTAELKAAVDERAPRADVVIMAAAVSDFRPASVAGAKMKKGSEAEAGLETLQMAENPDILRGVVAARESGALGGDTVIVGFAAETGDEDADALEYGRRKLLKKGCDVILCNEVGQGRAFGTPDNAGWLLTAPEGATDPADVTVREVPRGSKQEIAAEILAEVVRIRHADNSALQD from the coding sequence CTGCTCGGCGTGGCCGGCGGCATCGCCGCCTACAAGGCCTGCCACCTGGTGCGCGAGTTCTCCGAGCACGGCGCCGACGTCACCGTCGTGCCCACCCCCAACGCGCTGAAGTTCGTCGGCGCGGCGACCTTCGAGGCCCTCTCCGGCAACCCCGTGGCCACCGACGTGTTCACCGGAGTCGACGAGGTCCGCCACGTCCGCGTCGGCCAGGAGTCCGACCTCGTGGTCATCGCCCCGGCCACGGCCGACCTCATCGCACGGCTGGCCGCGGGCCGCGCCGACGACCTGCTGACCGCGAGCGTGCTCGTGGCCACCTGCCCCGTCGTCGTCGCCCCGGCGATGCACACCGAGATGTGGCTCAACCCCGCCACCCGCGACAACGTCGCCACCCTGCGCCGCCGCGGCATCACGGTGCTCGACCCCGCCAGCGGACGGCTGACCGGGCCCGACTCCGGGCCGGGTCGGCTGCTCGAGCCCGCCCAGATCGCCGAGCTGGCCCGCACCGCCGCCGCCCGCGGCGGACTCTCCCGCCCGCTGGAGGGCACCACGGTGCTCATCTCCGCCGGCGGCACCCGCGAGGGCCTCGACCCCGTGCGGTACCTGGGCAACCGCTCCTCGGGCCGGCAGGGCTTCGCCCTCGCCGAGGTCGCCGGCCAGCTCGGCGCCCGCGTCGAACTCGTCGCCGGGGCCACCGACGCCCTGCCCACACCGGCCAACACCACCGTGACCCGCATCGAGTCGACCGCCGAGCTCAAGGCCGCCGTCGACGAGCGTGCTCCCCGCGCCGACGTCGTCATCATGGCCGCCGCCGTCTCCGACTTCCGCCCGGCGAGCGTGGCGGGGGCGAAGATGAAGAAGGGCTCGGAGGCCGAGGCCGGGCTGGAGACGCTCCAGATGGCCGAGAACCCCGACATCCTGCGCGGCGTCGTCGCGGCCCGGGAGAGCGGCGCCCTGGGCGGGGACACCGTCATCGTCGGCTTCGCGGCCGAGACCGGAGACGAGGACGCCGACGCCCTCGAGTACGGCCGGCGCAAGCTGCTCAAGAAGGGCTGCGACGTCATCCTGTGCAACGAGGTCGGTCAGGGCAGGGCGTTCGGCACCCCGGACAACGCCGGCTGGCTGCTCACCGCCCCCGAGGGGGCCACCGATCCCGCGGACGTGACCGTGCGCGAGGTGCCCCGCGGCAGCAAGCAGGAGATCGCCGCCGAGATCCTCGCGGAGGTCGTGCGCATCCGACACGCGGACAACTCGGCATTGCAGGATTAG
- the metK gene encoding methionine adenosyltransferase has translation MAETASTVRLFTSESVTEGHPDKICDAISDAILDAILAEDPTAHVAVETLVTTGQVHVVGEVRTSAYVEIPLLVRKTLLDIGFTSSEVGFDGRTCAVNIAIGEQSAEIGSGVDTSHEIRSGSGHEADDQGGAGDQGLMFGYATDETPEYMPLPIATAHRLARRLTEVRKEGIVDHLRPDGKTQVTFAYDAEGNPTHLDTVVISTQHDPEVDSAWLEPRLREHVLDHVLAEADLERYRTDELTLLVNPSGSFILGGPMGDAGLTGRKIIVDTYGGMARHGGGAFSGKDPSKVDRSAAYAMRWVAKNIVAGGLAHKAEVQVAYAIGRAAPVGLYVETFGTAAEGLDDAAIQDAVQKVFDLRPTAVIRELDLQRPIYRQTAAYGHFGRTDVDLPWERVDRAEELRRAVGLG, from the coding sequence GTGGCAGAGACAGCGAGCACGGTGCGACTGTTCACCAGCGAGTCCGTGACCGAGGGGCACCCGGACAAGATCTGCGACGCGATCTCGGACGCGATCCTGGACGCCATCCTGGCGGAGGACCCGACCGCGCACGTCGCCGTCGAGACCCTGGTGACCACCGGCCAGGTCCACGTCGTCGGTGAGGTGCGCACGAGCGCCTACGTCGAGATCCCGCTGCTGGTGCGCAAGACGCTGCTCGACATCGGCTTCACCTCCTCCGAGGTCGGCTTCGACGGGCGCACCTGCGCGGTCAACATCGCCATCGGCGAGCAGTCCGCGGAGATCGGCTCCGGCGTGGACACCTCGCACGAGATCCGCTCCGGCTCCGGCCACGAGGCCGACGACCAGGGCGGCGCCGGCGACCAGGGCCTGATGTTCGGCTACGCCACCGACGAGACCCCGGAGTACATGCCGCTGCCGATCGCCACCGCCCACCGCCTGGCGCGCCGCCTGACCGAGGTGCGCAAGGAGGGCATCGTCGACCACCTGCGTCCGGACGGCAAGACCCAGGTCACCTTCGCCTACGACGCCGAGGGCAACCCGACCCACCTGGACACCGTGGTCATCTCCACCCAGCACGACCCCGAGGTCGACTCAGCCTGGCTGGAGCCGCGCCTGCGCGAGCACGTCCTCGACCACGTCCTGGCCGAGGCCGACCTCGAGCGCTACCGCACCGACGAGCTGACCCTGCTGGTCAACCCCTCCGGCTCCTTCATCCTCGGCGGCCCGATGGGCGACGCCGGACTGACCGGCCGCAAGATCATCGTCGACACCTACGGCGGCATGGCCCGCCACGGCGGCGGCGCCTTCTCCGGCAAGGACCCGAGCAAGGTCGACCGCTCCGCGGCCTACGCCATGCGCTGGGTGGCCAAGAACATCGTCGCCGGCGGGCTGGCCCACAAGGCCGAGGTCCAGGTCGCCTACGCCATCGGGCGCGCCGCCCCGGTGGGCCTGTACGTGGAGACCTTCGGCACCGCCGCCGAGGGGCTCGACGACGCCGCGATCCAGGACGCCGTGCAGAAGGTCTTCGACCTGCGCCCGACCGCCGTGATCCGCGAGCTCGACCTGCAGCGCCCGATCTACCGCCAGACCGCCGCCTACGGCCACTTCGGCCGCACCGACGTCGACCTGCCCTGGGAGCGCGTCGACCGCGCCGAGGAGCTGCGTCGCGCCGTCGGCCTCGGCTGA
- a CDS encoding primosomal protein N', producing the protein MSPTRAPAETRPVARVLPLLGLPHLDRPFDYLVAADQDAEARPGVRVRVRFSGRLVDALLLQRVSDSEHGGRLRYLERVISPEIVYPERLATLVDKLADRYAGTRSDLIRAAVPPRHAKAEEADTDTPWEELGEPAEADLSAWSGYTHGESFVDAVIEGRTARAAWQIAPGEDWAAALAALAVAVVSDGGGALIVAPDQRDVDKLEAACRDLVSARQVTVLGAALGPQARYRRYLSVLHGQARLVIGTRSAAFAPVQNLRLAVCLFDGDDNLVEPRAPYPHAREVLTTRSALEKCSLIVAGHTRTAEAELLVRSGWAHGLVALREALRARAPRVQATADSEAALARDPRARQARIPSVAFAALREGVAAGRPVLVQTPRRGYVPTLACGNCRTPARCRACNGPLGVPETTDGQRAAVPQCRWCGRLEPRFRCQECGSPRLRAVVLGNQRTAEELGRAFPGTRVIVSGGNRVIEEIDDAPALVVATPGAEPEVAGGGAYGAALLLDTWALLGRQDLRATERTLAAWTAVATRVRPAREGGRVIVVADSALPVVQHLIRWDMPAAARAELDQRGEVRLPPAVHLAAVDGAAAAVDALIGETELPAGAEVLGPVDLPAGVSLPGEYDEDRFGPPQRVLVRVPLGPAGELGRALKAAAVARVARRDDLPLRIQVDPVAVG; encoded by the coding sequence ATGTCACCGACCCGCGCCCCCGCCGAGACCCGGCCCGTGGCGCGGGTCCTGCCGTTGCTGGGCCTGCCGCACCTGGACCGGCCCTTCGACTACCTCGTCGCCGCCGACCAGGACGCCGAGGCACGGCCCGGCGTGCGCGTGCGCGTCCGCTTCTCCGGGCGCCTCGTCGACGCCCTGCTCCTCCAGCGCGTCTCCGACAGCGAGCACGGCGGCCGCCTGCGCTACCTGGAGCGGGTGATCTCCCCGGAGATCGTCTACCCCGAGCGCCTGGCCACGCTCGTCGACAAGCTGGCCGACCGCTACGCCGGCACCCGCTCCGATCTCATCCGCGCCGCCGTGCCCCCGCGCCACGCCAAGGCCGAGGAGGCCGACACCGACACCCCCTGGGAGGAGCTCGGCGAGCCGGCCGAGGCCGACCTGTCCGCCTGGTCCGGCTACACCCACGGCGAGTCCTTCGTCGACGCCGTCATCGAGGGCCGCACCGCGCGCGCCGCCTGGCAGATCGCGCCGGGGGAGGACTGGGCGGCCGCCCTGGCCGCCCTGGCCGTGGCCGTCGTCTCCGACGGCGGCGGCGCGCTGATCGTGGCGCCGGACCAACGCGACGTCGACAAGCTCGAGGCCGCATGCCGCGACCTCGTCTCCGCCCGCCAGGTCACCGTGCTCGGCGCGGCACTCGGTCCGCAGGCGCGCTACCGGCGCTACCTGTCGGTGCTGCACGGGCAGGCCCGCCTGGTCATCGGCACCCGCTCGGCCGCGTTCGCGCCGGTGCAGAACCTGCGCCTGGCCGTCTGCCTCTTCGACGGTGACGACAACCTCGTCGAACCTCGCGCGCCCTACCCGCACGCCCGCGAGGTGCTGACCACCCGCTCCGCGCTGGAGAAGTGCTCGCTGATCGTCGCCGGGCACACCCGCACCGCCGAGGCCGAGCTCCTCGTGCGCTCCGGCTGGGCCCACGGCCTGGTCGCCCTGCGCGAGGCCCTGCGCGCCCGCGCCCCGCGTGTGCAGGCCACGGCCGACTCCGAGGCCGCGCTCGCCCGCGACCCCCGCGCCCGCCAGGCGCGCATCCCCTCGGTGGCCTTCGCCGCCCTGCGCGAGGGCGTCGCAGCCGGGCGCCCCGTGCTCGTCCAGACCCCGCGCCGCGGCTACGTGCCCACGCTGGCCTGCGGAAACTGCCGCACCCCGGCGCGCTGCCGCGCCTGCAACGGCCCGCTCGGCGTGCCCGAGACCACCGACGGGCAGCGCGCCGCCGTGCCGCAGTGTCGCTGGTGCGGGCGCCTCGAGCCGCGCTTCCGCTGCCAGGAGTGCGGCTCGCCGCGCCTGCGCGCCGTGGTGCTGGGCAACCAGCGCACCGCCGAGGAGCTCGGCCGCGCGTTCCCCGGCACCCGCGTGATCGTCTCCGGCGGCAACCGGGTCATCGAGGAGATTGACGACGCCCCGGCGTTGGTGGTCGCCACCCCGGGTGCGGAACCCGAGGTCGCCGGCGGCGGCGCCTACGGCGCGGCGCTGCTGCTGGACACCTGGGCGCTGCTGGGCCGCCAGGACCTGCGTGCCACCGAGCGGACGCTCGCCGCCTGGACCGCGGTGGCCACCAGGGTGCGCCCGGCGCGCGAGGGCGGGCGCGTCATCGTCGTCGCCGACTCCGCGCTGCCGGTGGTCCAGCACCTGATCCGCTGGGACATGCCGGCGGCCGCGCGCGCGGAGCTCGACCAGCGCGGCGAGGTGCGCCTGCCGCCCGCGGTGCACCTGGCGGCCGTGGACGGCGCGGCGGCGGCCGTCGACGCACTGATCGGGGAGACGGAGCTGCCCGCCGGCGCCGAGGTGCTCGGCCCCGTCGACCTGCCGGCCGGGGTCAGCCTGCCCGGCGAGTACGACGAGGACCGCTTCGGCCCGCCGCAGCGCGTGCTCGTGCGCGTCCCGCTCGGCCCGGCAGGCGAACTCGGCCGCGCGCTCAAGGCCGCCGCCGTGGCGCGGGTGGCCCGGCGCGACGACCTGCCGCTGCGCATCCAGGTCGACCCCGTCGCCGTCGGGTGA
- a CDS encoding D-arabinono-1,4-lactone oxidase, whose translation MTAPTRNQPRKTRSGGTWRNWSGTQAARPAEVARPATEAEVVETVTRAAEAGLHVKTVGAGHSFSGVAVTDGVLISLDELSGVVNVDREAMEVTFLAGTRLRDVPRLLRPHGLALANQGDVDPQSLAGAIATSTHGTGLGFTGLAGMVRAQRIVTADGTVHDVGPGDELFELGRVHLGALGVVTRVTVAVVETFVLAAVERAEPVAALRDDFAQAAASADHVEYYWFPGTDVAHVKRNTRHRLAERDRVAAPIPRWRAVLEDELANNVAYRAMCALGHLAPSTTPTLNRLSARFLAQREYSDLAHDVFVSARRVRFNEMEYSVPLADAAEVLGEVHRRLDSRDVQVTFPIEVRATGADDVPLSTGHGRESCYIAVHRYHRDDHEELFELIEPVLVAAGGRPHWGKLHTLDHDGLAAVHPHLDAVGELRARVDPQGMFRNRMIDRIFGLD comes from the coding sequence ATGACCGCCCCGACCCGAAACCAGCCCCGAAAGACCCGCTCCGGCGGCACGTGGCGCAACTGGTCCGGCACACAGGCCGCCCGGCCCGCCGAGGTAGCCCGCCCGGCCACCGAGGCCGAGGTCGTCGAGACCGTCACCCGCGCCGCCGAGGCCGGCCTGCACGTCAAGACCGTCGGCGCCGGGCACTCGTTCTCCGGCGTGGCCGTCACCGACGGGGTGCTCATCAGCCTCGACGAGCTCTCCGGGGTGGTCAACGTCGACCGGGAGGCCATGGAGGTCACCTTCCTCGCCGGCACCCGCCTGCGCGACGTGCCGCGCCTGCTGCGCCCGCACGGACTCGCCCTGGCCAACCAGGGCGACGTCGACCCGCAGTCGCTGGCCGGCGCCATCGCCACCTCCACCCACGGCACCGGGCTCGGCTTCACCGGCCTGGCGGGCATGGTGCGCGCCCAGCGCATCGTCACCGCCGACGGCACCGTCCACGACGTCGGCCCCGGCGACGAGCTCTTCGAGCTCGGCCGCGTGCACCTCGGCGCCCTCGGCGTGGTCACCCGGGTCACCGTCGCGGTGGTGGAGACCTTCGTGCTCGCCGCCGTCGAGCGCGCCGAGCCGGTCGCCGCGCTGCGCGACGACTTCGCGCAGGCCGCGGCCTCGGCCGACCACGTCGAGTACTACTGGTTCCCGGGCACGGACGTCGCCCACGTCAAGCGCAACACCCGCCACCGCCTCGCTGAGCGCGACCGGGTCGCGGCCCCGATCCCGCGCTGGCGCGCCGTGCTCGAGGACGAGCTGGCCAACAACGTCGCCTACCGCGCCATGTGCGCGCTCGGGCACCTCGCGCCCTCGACGACACCGACGCTCAACCGGCTCTCGGCGCGCTTCCTCGCCCAGCGCGAGTACTCGGACCTGGCCCACGACGTCTTCGTCTCCGCGCGCCGGGTGCGCTTCAACGAGATGGAGTACTCGGTGCCGCTGGCCGACGCCGCCGAGGTCCTCGGCGAGGTGCACCGTCGCCTGGACTCGCGCGACGTGCAGGTCACCTTCCCCATCGAGGTGCGCGCCACGGGTGCCGACGACGTGCCGCTGTCGACCGGCCACGGCCGGGAGTCCTGCTACATCGCGGTGCACCGCTACCACCGCGACGACCACGAGGAGCTCTTCGAGCTCATCGAGCCGGTGCTCGTGGCCGCCGGCGGGCGCCCGCACTGGGGCAAGCTGCACACACTCGACCACGACGGCCTGGCGGCGGTGCACCCGCACCTGGACGCCGTCGGCGAGCTGCGCGCCCGCGTCGACCCGCAGGGCATGTTCCGCAACCGGATGATCGACCGCATCTTCGGCCTCGATTGA
- a CDS encoding alanine racemase, which yields MTAPPPEVREAVAGRPAPFSVLDLDAALANARDMARRARGTPIRLATKSLRIRELISRVLEVPGFSGLLSYHLGEALWLVDEGVCDDVLVAYPCADPDLLATWAGNPAYRRAVTVMVDCPGHLRLIEEAAEAAGLETTHPDPDWSEPADDAAELRVCLDVDASYVIGPVHIGARRSPVHSPAEAEAMASEICSRPGMRLVGLMAYEGQIAGTTDTSPAVAAMKRLSVDELAGRRAKVVDAVAERLAADGLELEFVNGGGTGSIETTRAEEAVTEIGAGSGVLGPALFDHYKTFRPHAAEWFVVPVVRHPARGFVTVAGGGRVASGAPGDDRLPVVDFPEGLRTIALEGAGEVQTPLRGAGADRLRLGDHVWMRHAKAGEQAEWTDSVLVVSDGLTVAEWPTYRGEQRSFV from the coding sequence GTGACCGCTCCCCCGCCCGAGGTCCGCGAGGCCGTGGCCGGCAGGCCCGCCCCGTTCAGCGTGCTGGACCTGGACGCCGCGCTGGCCAACGCCCGCGACATGGCCCGCCGCGCCCGCGGCACCCCGATCCGCCTGGCCACGAAGTCGCTGCGCATCCGCGAGCTCATCTCCAGGGTGCTCGAGGTGCCCGGCTTCTCGGGGCTGCTGTCCTACCACCTCGGCGAGGCGCTCTGGCTCGTCGACGAGGGCGTCTGCGACGACGTCCTGGTCGCCTACCCGTGCGCGGACCCGGACCTGCTGGCCACCTGGGCGGGGAACCCCGCCTACCGCAGGGCGGTCACGGTGATGGTCGACTGCCCCGGCCACCTGCGCCTGATCGAGGAGGCCGCCGAGGCCGCCGGGCTGGAGACGACGCACCCCGACCCGGACTGGAGCGAGCCCGCCGACGACGCCGCGGAGCTGCGCGTGTGCCTCGACGTCGACGCCTCCTACGTCATCGGGCCGGTGCACATCGGCGCGCGCCGTTCCCCGGTGCACTCCCCGGCCGAGGCCGAGGCGATGGCCTCGGAGATCTGCTCGCGGCCCGGCATGCGCCTGGTCGGCCTGATGGCATACGAAGGCCAGATCGCCGGGACCACCGACACCTCGCCGGCGGTCGCGGCGATGAAGCGCCTCTCGGTCGACGAGCTGGCCGGGCGACGGGCGAAGGTCGTCGACGCCGTCGCCGAGCGGCTGGCCGCCGACGGCCTCGAGCTCGAGTTCGTCAACGGCGGCGGCACCGGCTCGATCGAGACCACCCGCGCCGAGGAGGCCGTCACCGAGATCGGCGCCGGCTCCGGGGTGCTCGGACCGGCCCTCTTCGACCACTACAAGACCTTCCGGCCCCACGCGGCCGAGTGGTTCGTGGTGCCCGTGGTGCGCCACCCGGCCCGCGGCTTCGTCACCGTCGCCGGCGGCGGGCGGGTGGCCTCCGGGGCGCCGGGCGACGACCGCCTGCCCGTCGTCGACTTCCCCGAGGGCCTGCGCACCATCGCCCTCGAGGGCGCCGGCGAGGTGCAGACCCCGCTGCGCGGGGCGGGCGCCGACCGCCTGCGCCTGGGCGACCACGTCTGGATGCGCCACGCCAAGGCCGGTGAACAGGCCGAGTGGACCGATTCGGTGCTCGTCGTCTCCGACGGGCTGACCGTGGCCGAATGGCCGACCTACCGCGGAGAGCAGAGGAGCTTCGTATGA
- the fmt gene encoding methionyl-tRNA formyltransferase: MRLVFAGTPEPAVVALDRLLDSDHEVLAVITRPDARRGRGRTLHPSPVAARAAERGVEVLKPATLKPGTEDGDALRARLAELAPDALPVVAYGNLITPDLLDVAEHGWVNLHFSLLPRWRGAAPVQAAIAAGDAETGASTFRIAAGLDTGDVLAQIHEPIGAEDTADDLLTRLAYSGADLLAETMDGLAAGTITARPQAELGGEPTHAAKITSADARIDWTRPTAETDRIIRAHTPAPGAWTMWGERRMKLGRVVPLAADSEAAAPVAGRPGAVHAGRHSVVVGTADAAVELTRIQPPGKKAMAAEDWARGALPGTTDEEQGVTFQ; the protein is encoded by the coding sequence CTGAGACTCGTCTTCGCCGGCACCCCGGAACCCGCCGTCGTCGCCCTCGACCGGCTCCTCGACTCCGACCACGAGGTCCTCGCCGTGATCACCCGCCCCGACGCGCGCCGCGGCCGGGGCCGCACGCTGCACCCCAGCCCCGTCGCGGCCCGCGCCGCCGAGCGCGGCGTCGAGGTCCTCAAGCCCGCCACCCTCAAGCCGGGCACCGAGGACGGCGACGCCCTGCGCGCCCGGCTGGCCGAGCTCGCCCCCGACGCACTGCCGGTGGTCGCCTACGGCAACCTGATCACCCCGGACCTGCTCGACGTCGCCGAGCACGGCTGGGTCAACCTGCACTTCTCCCTGCTGCCGCGCTGGCGCGGCGCCGCCCCCGTGCAGGCCGCCATCGCCGCCGGCGACGCCGAGACCGGTGCGAGCACCTTCCGCATCGCCGCGGGCCTGGACACCGGCGACGTGCTCGCCCAGATCCACGAGCCGATCGGCGCGGAGGACACCGCCGACGACCTGCTGACCCGTCTGGCTTACTCGGGTGCGGACCTGCTCGCCGAGACCATGGACGGCCTGGCCGCAGGAACCATCACCGCCCGCCCGCAGGCCGAGCTGGGCGGCGAGCCCACCCACGCCGCGAAGATCACCAGCGCGGACGCCCGCATCGACTGGACCCGGCCCACCGCCGAGACCGACCGGATCATCCGCGCCCACACCCCGGCGCCGGGCGCGTGGACCATGTGGGGCGAGCGCCGCATGAAGCTCGGCCGCGTCGTCCCGCTGGCCGCCGACTCCGAGGCCGCCGCCCCGGTCGCCGGCCGCCCGGGCGCGGTGCACGCGGGCCGCCACAGCGTGGTCGTCGGCACCGCCGACGCCGCCGTGGAGCTCACCCGCATCCAGCCGCCGGGCAAGAAGGCCATGGCCGCCGAGGACTGGGCCCGCGGGGCACTTCCCGGCACCACCGACGAGGAGCAAGGAGTCACGTTCCAGTGA
- a CDS encoding RsmB/NOP family class I SAM-dependent RNA methyltransferase, translating to MSQNAEGGGFRSRSRKGRARSGAHGTGRGDNRGNGGENRGHGRSRRDGRKISDARGARGRDGARGGNGDHRGRRQSDEGHGTGRHRDYRGIDKARQAAFETLLKVTEDDAFGNLTLPGELRALGLKGRDAAFATEITYGTLRTLGVLDAVIDRCAAQGIESINPQVLDALRLGVYQLLYTRVEEHAAVDTSVRLVGATGRFKAKGFANGVLRTVTRTPAAEWLEQLTPADPLAALAFRTAHPAWIAKSFAKVLPEGELEAALEADSERPHVHLVARPGEISAEELALITGGEQGRYSPYAVYLPGGDPGTLEPVRQGLAGVQDEGSQLIARALTEVELEGEDTGRWLDLCAGPGGKAALAGAIARIEGAHVDAVETAAHRAKLVEKACRDLPVTVHVADGRDPGLEPGYDRVLVDAPCSGLGALRRRPEARWRKSEADIPGLSVLQFELLSSALKLVRPGGAVVYSTCSPDVRETRQVVERAVHELGAVELHAHGLVGGMTDVGEAPSVQMWPHRHGTDAMFFAVLRRR from the coding sequence GTGAGCCAGAACGCAGAGGGCGGGGGCTTCCGCTCCCGCAGCAGGAAGGGCCGCGCCCGGTCCGGCGCCCACGGCACCGGCCGCGGCGACAACCGCGGCAACGGCGGCGAGAACCGGGGCCACGGGCGCAGCCGCCGCGACGGACGCAAGATCTCCGACGCCCGCGGCGCGCGCGGGCGCGACGGTGCGCGGGGCGGCAACGGCGACCACCGCGGGCGTCGTCAATCGGACGAGGGCCACGGCACCGGGCGGCACCGCGACTACCGCGGCATCGACAAGGCGCGCCAGGCGGCCTTCGAGACGCTGCTGAAGGTCACCGAGGACGACGCCTTCGGCAACCTGACGCTGCCCGGCGAGCTGCGCGCGCTGGGGCTGAAGGGCCGCGACGCCGCCTTCGCCACCGAGATCACCTACGGCACCCTGCGCACCCTCGGCGTGCTCGACGCCGTGATCGACAGGTGCGCCGCCCAGGGCATCGAGTCGATCAACCCGCAGGTCCTCGACGCGCTGCGTCTCGGCGTCTACCAGCTGCTCTACACCCGCGTCGAGGAACACGCGGCCGTGGACACCTCCGTGCGCCTGGTCGGCGCCACGGGCCGGTTCAAGGCCAAGGGCTTCGCCAACGGCGTGCTGCGCACGGTCACGCGCACCCCGGCCGCGGAGTGGCTCGAGCAGCTCACCCCGGCCGACCCGCTGGCGGCGCTGGCCTTCCGCACCGCGCACCCGGCCTGGATCGCTAAGTCCTTCGCCAAGGTGCTGCCCGAGGGCGAGCTCGAGGCCGCCCTCGAGGCCGACTCCGAGCGTCCGCACGTGCACCTGGTCGCCCGCCCCGGCGAGATCTCCGCCGAGGAGCTGGCGCTGATCACCGGCGGCGAGCAGGGCAGGTACTCGCCGTATGCGGTCTACCTGCCCGGCGGCGACCCTGGCACGCTCGAGCCCGTGCGCCAGGGCCTGGCCGGCGTGCAGGACGAGGGCTCCCAGCTCATCGCCCGGGCGCTGACCGAGGTCGAGCTCGAGGGCGAGGACACCGGCCGCTGGCTGGACCTGTGCGCCGGCCCCGGCGGCAAGGCCGCGCTCGCCGGTGCGATCGCCCGCATCGAGGGCGCGCACGTCGACGCCGTCGAGACCGCCGCCCACCGCGCGAAGCTCGTCGAGAAGGCCTGCCGCGACCTGCCGGTGACCGTGCACGTCGCCGACGGCCGCGACCCCGGCCTCGAGCCGGGATACGACCGCGTGCTCGTCGACGCGCCCTGCTCCGGGCTCGGCGCGCTGCGCCGGCGCCCCGAGGCGCGCTGGCGCAAGTCCGAGGCGGACATCCCGGGGCTCTCGGTGCTCCAGTTCGAGCTGCTGAGCTCGGCGCTCAAGCTCGTGCGCCCCGGCGGCGCGGTGGTCTACTCGACCTGCTCGCCGGACGTGCGCGAGACCCGCCAGGTCGTCGAGCGCGCCGTCCACGAGCTCGGCGCCGTCGAGCTCCACGCCCACGGGCTGGTCGGCGGGATGACGGACGTCGGTGAGGCGCCCTCGGTGCAGATGTGGCCGCACCGCCACGGCACCGACGCCATGTTCTTCGCGGTCCTCCGGCGCCGCTAG